The Parambassis ranga chromosome 1, fParRan2.1, whole genome shotgun sequence genome includes a region encoding these proteins:
- the LOC114449092 gene encoding CD209 antigen-like protein C, producing the protein MAAYEEETVITLELPGVSSRHAASRYYIDEDLTDDVQVAAPVSESSAAKTAELEAAIKNLTEERDTLQELLDVCREQDTDTLQWMLGDLCEQHSAVSDIYANTDLEAAIENLTEERDTLQRRLDVCEDCHQQGWLLFQNRFYYISSDTKSWHDSKADCVQKGADLVIINSKEEQNFLRKFKKRVWIGLKETEGVWKWVDGTQLSKSFWIPGEPNNYEDKDEDCGEIRYYDQEDSWNDVPCDIQINWVCERAP; encoded by the exons atggctgCTTATGAAGAAGAAACAGTTATAACTCTGGAGCTCCCTGGTGTTTCAAGCAGACATGCTGCCTCAAGGTATTACATTGATGAAGACTTAACGGATGATGTTCAAGTGGCTGCACCAG TTTCAGAAAGCTCTGCTGCAAAGACAGCAGAGCTTGAGGCCGCCATTAAGAACCTGACTGAAGAAAGAGACACTTTGCAGGAGCTGCTGGATGTCTGTCGTGAGCAAGACACTGACACTTTGCAGTGGATGCTGGGTGACTTATGTGAGCAACACAGTGCAGTCTCAGACATCTATGCAAACACAGATCTTGAGGCCGCCATTGAAAACCTGACTGAAGAAAGAGACACTTTGCAGAGAAGGCTGGATGTCTGTG AGGACTGTCATCAACAAGGATGGTTGCTTTTCCAGAACAGATTTTATTACATTTCTTCCGACACAAAATCCTGGCACGACAGTAAAGCTGACTGTGTGCAGAAAGGTGCCGACCTGGTGATCATCAACAGCaaagaggagcag AACTTTCTGAGAAAATTCAAAAAGCGCGTGTGGATTGgactgaaagagacagagggagtaTGGAAATGGGTGGACGGGACTCAGCTGTCCAAAAG tttctggATACCTGGGGAGCCCAACAACTATGAAGACAAAGATGAAGACTGTGGAGAAATAAGGTACTATGACCAGGAAGACAGCTGGAATGACGTGCCATGTGACATTCAAATCAATTGGGTCTGTGAACGGGCTCCATAA
- the LOC114449151 gene encoding CD209 antigen-like protein E — MSHVRRQQGWVLFQNRFYYISSDTKSWHDSKADCVQKGADLVIINSKEEQVSLRNFLRKFKKRVWIGLTDKETEGVWKWVDGTQLSISFWIPGEPNNFEGKDEDCGEIRYYDQEDSWNDAPCDMQINWICEQAP; from the exons ATGTCACAT GTCCGTCGTCAACAAGGATGGGTGCTTTTCCAGAACAGATTTTATTACATTTCCTCTGACACAAAATCCTGGCACGACAGTAAAGCTGACTGTGTGCAGAAAGGTGCCGACCTGGTGATCATCAACAGCaaagaggagcaggtgagtctgaga AACTTTCTGAGAAAATTCAAAAAGCGAGTGTGGATTGGACTGactgacaaagagacagagggagtaTGGAAATGGGTGGATGGGACTCAGCTGTCCATAAg tttctggATACCTGGGGAGCCCAACAACTTTGAAGGCAAAGATGAAGACTGTGGAGAAATAAGGTACTACGACCAGGAAGACAGCTGGAATGATGCTCCATGTGACATGCAAATCAATTGGATCTGTGAACAGGCTCCATAA